A genome region from Corallococcus exiguus includes the following:
- a CDS encoding CPBP family intramembrane glutamic endopeptidase, producing the protein MTPSASDPSPPSLVAPKCAFAFVVLYACYEAPEGIGGRLLGNAVVAAVMMTLFHAVAWGVGRWLGYRNGFHAYALEWRGSALARALAVMLVLKPLSVLVGVAVGVMRVQPLEKPLMGTALLVAALGIVVSTFVPSVAEDIVARGFWYRAWPVAGQGVGYVALSAGVFVLTHVYRLGNGPLEWLMLFCTGLAYAAAVARTGSLWGAVGLHWGWNLANALLDLQLDVNAVGQGGRVLSTVTGLVALGLVVLLPKRRGSTV; encoded by the coding sequence ATGACGCCTTCTGCTTCGGATCCGTCGCCTCCGTCTCTTGTCGCGCCGAAATGCGCGTTCGCGTTCGTCGTGCTGTACGCCTGCTACGAAGCGCCGGAGGGGATTGGCGGACGGTTGCTGGGGAACGCCGTGGTGGCAGCGGTGATGATGACGCTCTTCCACGCGGTGGCCTGGGGAGTGGGGCGGTGGCTGGGCTACCGCAACGGCTTCCATGCGTATGCGTTGGAGTGGCGGGGCTCCGCGCTCGCGCGGGCGTTGGCGGTGATGCTGGTGCTCAAGCCGCTGTCCGTGCTGGTGGGAGTGGCGGTGGGCGTGATGCGCGTGCAGCCCCTGGAGAAGCCGTTGATGGGCACGGCGCTGCTGGTGGCGGCATTGGGCATCGTGGTGTCCACGTTCGTGCCGTCGGTGGCGGAGGACATCGTGGCGCGAGGCTTCTGGTATCGCGCGTGGCCGGTGGCGGGGCAGGGCGTGGGCTACGTGGCCCTGTCCGCGGGTGTGTTCGTGCTCACGCACGTGTACCGGTTGGGAAACGGGCCGCTGGAGTGGCTGATGTTGTTCTGCACGGGGCTCGCATACGCGGCGGCGGTGGCCCGCACGGGCTCGCTGTGGGGCGCCGTGGGGCTGCACTGGGGATGGAACCTGGCGAACGCCTTGCTGGACCTGCAACTGGACGTCAACGCGGTGGGGCAGGGCGGCCGTGTCCTGTCCACCGTGACGGGGCTGGTGGCGCTGGGGCTGGTGGTGCTGCTGCCGAAGCGACGGGGCTCCACGGTGTAG
- a CDS encoding alpha-amylase family protein gives MIEDLWYKNAVVYCLDVETFMDGNGDGVGDFTGLRRKLDYLAGLGITCLWLLPFQPTPNRDNGYDISDYYGVDPRLGDLGDFVAFTHEAKLHGIRVIIDLVVNHTSDQHPWFQAARKDPDSRYRDYYVWSKKRPKDANKGMVFPGVQPSTWTYDKEARLWYFHRFFDFQPDLNVANPEVREQILKVMGYWLELGVSGFRVDAVPFLVELKGVKNPDVKNPYKLLEEMREFLSWRKGDAILLAEANVTMNEVVEFFGDNDRMQMVFNFLANQNFYLALTRGDVTPLVQALKSAPKLPHTAQWANFLRNHDELDLGRLSDEDRLEVFEALGPDKGMQLYDRGLRRRFASMLDGDRRRIEVAYSLMFSLPGTPVLWYGDELGMGENLSLVERQSVRTPMQWSPEPHGGFTLAEAPVKPLVSEGPFGFRQVNVAQQRRDPASQLNWTERIIRARKECPELGWGAWKVLRTGNKGVLAIRYEWKGNAMVVLHNLSARPCTVKLDPGGEEPCTLFNVLSEDHSEPVDGQRHGLTLEGYGYRWSRVGLENPARKHRTEPLP, from the coding sequence ATGATTGAAGACCTCTGGTACAAGAACGCGGTCGTCTACTGCCTCGACGTCGAGACGTTCATGGACGGTAACGGCGACGGCGTGGGGGACTTCACGGGCCTGCGCCGCAAGCTGGACTACCTGGCGGGCCTGGGCATCACGTGTCTGTGGCTGTTGCCCTTCCAGCCCACGCCCAACCGAGACAACGGCTACGACATCAGCGACTACTACGGCGTGGATCCGCGCCTGGGGGACCTGGGCGACTTCGTGGCCTTTACCCACGAGGCGAAGCTGCACGGCATCCGCGTCATCATCGACCTGGTGGTGAACCACACGTCGGATCAACACCCGTGGTTCCAGGCCGCGCGCAAGGACCCGGACAGCCGCTACCGCGACTACTACGTCTGGTCGAAGAAGCGACCCAAGGACGCCAACAAGGGCATGGTCTTCCCGGGCGTGCAGCCCTCCACGTGGACGTACGACAAGGAGGCACGCCTCTGGTACTTCCACCGCTTCTTCGACTTCCAGCCCGACCTCAACGTGGCAAACCCGGAGGTGCGCGAGCAGATCCTCAAGGTGATGGGGTACTGGCTGGAGTTGGGTGTGTCCGGCTTCCGGGTGGACGCGGTGCCCTTCCTCGTCGAACTGAAGGGCGTGAAGAACCCGGACGTGAAGAACCCCTACAAGCTTCTGGAGGAGATGCGCGAATTCCTCTCATGGCGCAAAGGCGACGCCATCCTGCTCGCGGAGGCCAACGTCACCATGAACGAGGTGGTGGAGTTCTTCGGCGACAACGACCGCATGCAGATGGTGTTCAACTTCCTGGCGAACCAGAACTTCTACCTGGCGCTCACGCGAGGGGACGTGACGCCGCTGGTGCAGGCCCTGAAGTCAGCTCCCAAACTGCCGCACACGGCTCAGTGGGCGAACTTCCTGCGCAACCATGACGAGCTGGACCTGGGGCGCCTGTCGGACGAGGACCGGCTGGAGGTCTTCGAGGCTCTGGGGCCGGACAAGGGCATGCAGCTGTATGACCGGGGCCTGCGCCGCCGGTTCGCGTCGATGCTGGACGGCGACCGCCGCCGCATCGAAGTGGCCTACAGTTTGATGTTCTCACTGCCGGGGACTCCAGTGCTCTGGTACGGCGACGAGCTGGGCATGGGGGAGAACCTGTCACTCGTGGAGCGGCAGTCGGTGCGCACGCCCATGCAGTGGAGCCCGGAGCCGCACGGCGGCTTCACGTTGGCGGAGGCGCCGGTGAAGCCCCTGGTGTCGGAGGGGCCGTTCGGCTTCCGGCAGGTGAACGTGGCGCAGCAGCGCCGCGACCCGGCCTCACAGCTCAACTGGACCGAGCGCATCATCCGCGCGCGCAAGGAGTGCCCGGAGCTGGGGTGGGGGGCGTGGAAGGTGCTGCGCACGGGCAACAAGGGCGTGCTGGCCATCCGGTACGAATGGAAGGGCAACGCGATGGTGGTGCTGCACAACCTGTCCGCCCGGCCTTGCACGGTGAAGCTGGATCCGGGCGGCGAGGAGCCGTGCACGCTGTTCAACGTGCTCAGCGAGGACCACTCCGAGCCCGTGGACGGACAGCGCCACGGGCTCACGCTGGAGGGCTACGGCTACCGGTGGTCCCGCGTGGGGTTGGAGAACCCCGCGCGCAAGCACCGGACGGAGCCGCTGCCCTAG
- a CDS encoding TIGR03885 family FMN-dependent LLM class oxidoreductase: MPLIGYHASHEQFPPSELLRLCQKAEGAGFQAALNSDHFHPWTEAQGQSGFAWAFMGAALATTGLSFGSVTAPGQRYHPAIVAQALGTLDEMYPGRAWMALGSGQYLNEAITGTGWPAKDLRNARLKECVDIMRALFRGETVTHRGLVTVEEAKLYTRPKDMPLLVGAAVTPKTAGWVAGWADGLITTARPPEELRKVVDAFREGGGEGKPLFLKVQLSYAKDDELAREGAYNQWASNIFTNSVLTDLRTPAQFQEAANVVQPHDLDGPLRVSSSLQQHMDWLGEDLRLGFDRLYLHNVNREQDGFIEAFGEKVIPALTR; the protein is encoded by the coding sequence ATGCCCCTCATCGGCTACCACGCGTCACACGAACAGTTCCCGCCCAGTGAGCTCCTGCGCCTCTGTCAGAAGGCGGAAGGCGCGGGCTTCCAGGCCGCGCTCAACTCGGACCACTTCCACCCGTGGACGGAGGCGCAGGGGCAGAGCGGCTTCGCGTGGGCGTTCATGGGCGCGGCGCTCGCGACCACCGGGCTGTCCTTCGGCTCCGTCACCGCGCCGGGCCAGCGCTACCACCCGGCCATCGTCGCGCAGGCGCTGGGCACCCTGGACGAGATGTATCCCGGCCGTGCGTGGATGGCGCTCGGCAGTGGCCAGTACCTCAACGAGGCCATCACCGGCACGGGCTGGCCCGCGAAGGACCTGCGCAACGCGCGCCTGAAGGAGTGCGTGGACATCATGCGCGCCCTCTTCCGCGGCGAGACGGTGACGCACCGGGGGCTCGTCACCGTGGAGGAGGCGAAGCTCTACACGCGCCCCAAGGACATGCCCCTGCTGGTGGGCGCGGCCGTGACGCCGAAGACGGCGGGATGGGTGGCGGGATGGGCGGACGGCCTCATCACGACCGCGCGGCCCCCGGAGGAGCTGCGCAAGGTGGTGGATGCCTTCCGAGAAGGCGGCGGCGAGGGCAAGCCCCTGTTCCTCAAGGTGCAGCTGTCCTACGCGAAGGACGACGAGCTCGCACGTGAAGGGGCGTACAACCAGTGGGCGTCCAACATCTTCACCAACAGCGTCCTCACGGACCTGCGCACGCCCGCGCAGTTCCAGGAGGCCGCGAACGTGGTGCAGCCGCACGACCTGGATGGCCCGCTGCGAGTCTCCAGCAGCCTCCAGCAGCACATGGACTGGCTGGGCGAGGACCTGCGCCTGGGTTTCGACCGGCTGTACCTGCACAACGTCAACCGCGAGCAGGACGGCTTCATCGAGGCGTTCGGCGAGAAGGTGATTCCGGCCCTCACGCGCTGA
- a CDS encoding winged helix DNA-binding domain-containing protein has product MPTEVLSRQALNRATLARQLLLTREKMTVPRAIEHLVGLQAQLARPPYLALWSRLQGFQRDALTKLALKRELARGTMMRGTLHLMTAKDYLRYRGLFQPLLNAAMRSVLKERAAALDLPALLATAKPFLQEKPRTFEEVRAHLMKHHVDGDERAMGFATRLGLPLVQVPEEGLEWGWPGNSGFTLAESWLGEKLSTDDDASPLVLRYLAAFGPATVADMQSWSGIKPLKDAFEKVRGKLVEFRDEKKRVLFDLPKAPRPPEETPAPVRFLPDFDNLILSHADRTRVVPEEHRALLSTKNLRVLNVFLVDGRTAGVWTTERTKGTATLVCNAFDALKKPVRDALVQEGEELLRFSDPEAAKVAVTFAT; this is encoded by the coding sequence ATGCCCACCGAAGTGCTGTCCCGTCAGGCCCTCAACCGCGCCACGCTCGCGCGCCAGTTGCTGCTCACGCGCGAGAAGATGACCGTGCCGCGCGCCATCGAGCATCTGGTGGGGCTCCAGGCGCAGCTCGCGCGCCCGCCGTATCTGGCCCTCTGGTCGCGCCTCCAGGGCTTCCAGCGCGACGCCCTCACGAAGCTGGCGCTGAAGCGGGAGCTGGCGCGCGGCACGATGATGCGCGGCACGCTGCATTTGATGACCGCGAAGGACTACCTGCGCTACCGCGGCCTCTTCCAGCCCCTGCTCAACGCGGCCATGCGCTCCGTGCTGAAGGAGCGCGCCGCTGCGCTGGACCTGCCCGCGCTGCTGGCCACCGCGAAGCCCTTCCTCCAGGAGAAGCCCCGCACCTTCGAGGAGGTGCGCGCGCACCTGATGAAACACCACGTGGACGGCGATGAGCGGGCCATGGGCTTCGCCACGCGGCTGGGATTGCCGCTCGTGCAGGTGCCCGAGGAGGGGCTGGAGTGGGGCTGGCCCGGCAACTCCGGCTTCACGCTGGCGGAGTCGTGGCTGGGCGAGAAGCTCTCCACGGACGACGACGCGTCACCGCTGGTCTTGCGCTACCTGGCCGCCTTCGGTCCCGCCACCGTGGCGGACATGCAGAGCTGGTCTGGCATCAAGCCGCTGAAGGACGCCTTCGAGAAGGTGCGCGGCAAGCTGGTGGAGTTCCGCGACGAGAAGAAGCGCGTCCTCTTTGATTTGCCCAAGGCCCCGCGCCCACCCGAAGAGACGCCCGCGCCGGTGCGCTTCCTGCCGGACTTCGACAACCTCATCCTCTCCCACGCGGACCGGACCCGCGTGGTGCCGGAGGAGCACCGTGCGCTGTTGTCCACGAAGAACCTGCGCGTGCTGAACGTGTTCCTGGTGGACGGGCGCACCGCTGGCGTCTGGACCACCGAGCGCACGAAGGGCACCGCGACGTTGGTCTGCAATGCCTTTGACGCGCTGAAGAAGCCCGTCCGCGACGCACTGGTGCAGGAGGGAGAGGAGCTCCTGCGATTCAGTGACCCGGAGGCCGCGAAGGTGGCGGTGACGTTCGCGACCTGA
- a CDS encoding restriction endonuclease fold toxin 5 domain-containing protein, with protein sequence MYRRRAERELATGASPVRAVALAEVTRHDDEQPDAWEQLLTNAGLEARDERPLAGELTPTQATRLMGVLLGKPVTLSTFPPRMAAGFILREVMGGRAVTRQELSRRAERFARERIAVLRPDGYLAWALTGNTQQKVAAVEWRDGAFRAHGFELGRFYSGKGGAFRALDAQLQASDWRPLAEVYDDADVISRTLDGAEDAFVELYHALGQLLTRPVDSIAGLSHLPAGVAALIASTPMYWERFQSMTRGEQIREVSRLTTGLLLTGGAASATSRTLKGMTLGAEVSVPVLSLSAEGALALERVSVPAGRAAAVLRGGPGAAIILQRANATGSGAAPSKGPGQWAPAHESMSPRARAYQEQITGHTADEAYWVGGTSTKDGGIKFDGFRDDVLLDAKGPGYAAFFNEDLSPKDWFISSGKAEELATQGRRQVDAVRGMGIRIEWHVAEKHAADSIRELLRGKSVTQIVVIPTPVRSLPP encoded by the coding sequence TTGTACCGCCGCAGGGCCGAGCGCGAACTGGCGACGGGGGCAAGCCCTGTCCGCGCGGTGGCCTTGGCGGAGGTCACCCGTCATGACGACGAACAGCCGGACGCATGGGAGCAGTTGCTGACGAACGCGGGGCTGGAGGCGCGAGACGAACGCCCCCTGGCAGGCGAGCTGACGCCCACGCAAGCAACGCGACTGATGGGAGTGCTTCTGGGCAAGCCCGTCACGTTGAGCACCTTCCCGCCCCGGATGGCCGCGGGCTTCATCCTGCGCGAGGTGATGGGGGGACGCGCGGTCACACGGCAGGAGTTGTCCCGGCGGGCGGAGCGCTTTGCCCGGGAACGGATCGCGGTATTACGCCCCGACGGTTACCTGGCCTGGGCACTCACCGGGAACACCCAGCAGAAGGTCGCGGCGGTTGAGTGGAGGGATGGCGCCTTCCGCGCGCATGGCTTCGAGCTGGGTCGCTTCTACAGCGGCAAGGGCGGTGCCTTCCGAGCGCTGGACGCACAGCTCCAGGCTTCGGACTGGCGGCCCCTGGCCGAGGTGTACGACGACGCGGACGTCATCAGCCGCACGCTGGACGGAGCCGAGGACGCCTTCGTGGAGCTGTACCACGCGCTGGGCCAGTTGCTCACGCGTCCCGTGGACAGCATCGCGGGATTGAGCCACCTGCCAGCGGGCGTGGCGGCGCTCATCGCGTCCACTCCCATGTACTGGGAACGCTTCCAGTCCATGACCCGTGGCGAGCAGATCCGCGAAGTGTCGCGGCTGACGACAGGCTTGCTCCTCACCGGGGGCGCGGCCTCGGCGACTTCGCGGACGCTGAAGGGGATGACGCTCGGCGCGGAAGTCTCGGTGCCGGTGCTCTCACTGTCGGCGGAGGGGGCACTGGCGCTGGAACGGGTCTCAGTGCCAGCAGGACGCGCGGCGGCGGTGCTGCGCGGTGGGCCCGGGGCGGCCATCATCCTCCAGCGCGCGAACGCGACGGGCAGTGGCGCCGCTCCGTCCAAGGGGCCCGGGCAGTGGGCACCCGCCCACGAGTCGATGTCTCCGCGAGCCCGGGCCTACCAGGAGCAGATCACCGGGCACACGGCGGACGAGGCGTATTGGGTCGGCGGCACGAGTACGAAGGACGGAGGCATCAAGTTCGATGGGTTCAGGGATGACGTGCTCCTGGACGCCAAGGGGCCCGGCTACGCGGCGTTCTTCAATGAGGACCTCTCCCCCAAGGATTGGTTCATTTCTTCGGGCAAGGCCGAGGAACTCGCGACCCAAGGGCGGCGGCAGGTCGATGCCGTCCGTGGAATGGGGATCCGGATTGAATGGCACGTCGCCGAGAAGCATGCGGCAGACTCCATTCGGGAGTTGCTGAGGGGCAAATCCGTGACGCAGATTGTCGTCATCCCAACCCCAGTGCGCTCGTTGCCTCCCTGA
- a CDS encoding immunity 52 family protein gives MTTLANSGTRPETYYAGAYWGPRRESPEECAQRAAAFFNLLAACEPLLANWNKIPKPRGKGRKTPLMPPDLPTLTEAFRRGVNREPGGPPIERLGLVLSAYNDGPPGELVSVSTHCGAYERNNNVCVLSLPSKGESAERLITASMLTDVARSMALAWEPDWAVAMSHAHRDLQDAEGESDIWLGWVTYLSRHLGTVPPLPAPVRIEPVEDKGTLIILTPERFTVANPEHVALARRVRELLARAGLMRRAGADPRG, from the coding sequence ATGACAACCCTCGCTAATTCCGGGACCCGCCCCGAGACCTACTACGCAGGTGCCTACTGGGGTCCGAGACGAGAGTCCCCCGAGGAGTGTGCCCAGCGTGCGGCGGCCTTTTTCAACCTGCTGGCCGCATGCGAACCCCTGCTGGCGAACTGGAACAAGATTCCCAAACCTCGCGGGAAGGGGCGCAAGACGCCCCTCATGCCTCCTGACCTGCCCACCCTGACGGAAGCGTTCCGGCGTGGCGTCAACCGCGAGCCGGGCGGGCCCCCCATCGAGCGCCTGGGCTTGGTGCTCAGCGCATACAACGATGGCCCGCCTGGGGAACTGGTGTCCGTCAGCACGCACTGCGGAGCCTATGAGCGAAACAACAACGTCTGCGTCCTGTCTCTCCCATCGAAAGGAGAGAGCGCGGAGCGCCTCATCACGGCCTCGATGCTGACGGACGTGGCTCGCAGCATGGCGCTGGCCTGGGAACCCGACTGGGCAGTGGCCATGTCCCACGCGCATCGGGACCTGCAGGATGCGGAGGGCGAGTCCGACATCTGGCTCGGCTGGGTGACGTACCTCTCCCGCCACCTGGGCACGGTGCCCCCCCTGCCCGCCCCCGTGCGCATCGAGCCGGTGGAGGACAAGGGCACGCTGATCATCCTGACTCCCGAGCGCTTCACCGTGGCGAACCCCGAGCACGTCGCGCTGGCGCGGAGGGTGCGCGAGTTGCTGGCCCGGGCTGGGCTCATGCGAAGAGCTGGAGCAGATCCTCGCGGGTGA
- a CDS encoding DUF2381 family protein: MLQPLRLALPLTLMLAWGAAAQAQQATRTRAERRRAVTIASTSADPLPIVHVAGDTPTLFLFTSPIQKKTLTFDESRIRVLDAGERSVIVQPVADLGKGERQEIGVFFADGQVQTRAAFVLVTDPAEVDSRIDVQRPEPLNTACQPAQAPAPKPEDFVLLGLVDNEGVTTSSWQGKRTAVQGLALESFVAFRGTGWILADVKILNRLDQPAWTPREATFVGRVGAPLRARLVTEKPGPILPGETGRVLAVVELPEAQADLVFTLEMRGDGGRRFTIPGVRFPQPVAGEAQ, from the coding sequence TTGCTCCAACCCTTGAGATTGGCTCTTCCCCTGACACTCATGCTCGCCTGGGGAGCCGCCGCGCAGGCCCAACAGGCCACGAGGACACGCGCTGAGCGTAGGCGCGCTGTGACCATCGCGAGCACGTCGGCCGATCCGTTGCCCATCGTCCATGTGGCGGGGGACACGCCGACGTTGTTCCTCTTCACTTCGCCCATCCAGAAGAAAACCCTGACCTTTGATGAGTCCCGGATCCGCGTCCTGGATGCCGGAGAGCGCTCCGTCATCGTTCAGCCCGTGGCCGACCTCGGCAAGGGCGAGCGACAGGAGATCGGGGTCTTCTTCGCTGACGGCCAGGTGCAGACACGGGCTGCCTTCGTGCTCGTGACCGACCCTGCCGAAGTGGACTCTCGGATCGACGTGCAGCGCCCGGAGCCGCTCAATACGGCCTGCCAGCCCGCCCAAGCCCCGGCGCCGAAGCCCGAAGACTTCGTGTTGCTCGGCCTCGTGGACAATGAGGGCGTCACAACGTCCAGCTGGCAAGGCAAGAGAACCGCTGTGCAGGGGCTTGCACTGGAATCGTTCGTCGCTTTTCGGGGCACCGGTTGGATTCTGGCGGACGTGAAGATCCTGAACCGTCTTGATCAACCCGCATGGACTCCACGAGAGGCGACGTTCGTGGGGCGGGTGGGCGCGCCCCTACGGGCCCGGCTCGTGACGGAGAAGCCGGGGCCCATTCTTCCGGGGGAGACCGGGCGCGTGCTCGCGGTTGTGGAACTTCCAGAGGCGCAAGCGGACCTCGTCTTCACCCTGGAGATGCGTGGGGACGGGGGACGTCGTTTCACGATTCCGGGCGTGCGCTTTCCGCAGCCCGTCGCAGGAGAAGCTCAATGA
- a CDS encoding serine/threonine protein kinase → MSATLLNPTPGSSIDGWQVARPLGAGGFARVFLGEKNGRHRAIKLAQHRETSGDLKQTHARTLRELTALLMLEHPNIIRARGHGLAESGNLYLALDYVEGWTLAEWAERKHPTVREVLGVFEKLASALAYMHGRGILHRDLKLSNVLLRKSDGEPVIIDFSCATYTHAEDLTDGGLPPGTDRYRAPEQFRFLRENKDERRARYAFQVSDEIFAVGVMLHELLTDPRPTEFRPRFDLNNAAMPPPSPRLANARIPEAVSDLIESMLALDPKRRPVDTEALRRELAELRANPGAEYDVPGHPPAEQRHGVPPPAALAMPSTPQPLKRHVARVARPRGWGRWGAVLASVVPLVAVALFWRSSSDISGNPAAPRSTTPKPPPPAMSTPGPPPATAPGLSTADAPKEGSTVKTPPPQTTPPGRTPRMTKKAIAAVECASLSLVAALAAGCPGAQIRPESFTCPAGAFEAMTQQLHWKKYDNFTIRMDDRQPEEEVWFTAGEEVVGVVPKGHNSDRQAAVAPTGTRFYGKAYYLSEKMGRSDGPALVVRYDRVKLPGQDEYPICFVVETYAEAFKDGKVKAFNRAAGFVVYRWP, encoded by the coding sequence ATGAGCGCGACGCTGCTCAACCCGACTCCGGGTTCATCGATTGACGGATGGCAGGTGGCCAGACCCCTTGGGGCCGGAGGCTTTGCCCGCGTCTTCCTGGGGGAAAAGAACGGCAGGCACCGTGCCATCAAGTTGGCGCAGCACCGGGAGACCAGCGGCGACCTCAAGCAGACCCATGCCCGGACGCTGCGGGAGTTGACGGCGCTGCTCATGCTGGAGCACCCCAACATCATCCGGGCGCGGGGGCATGGCCTCGCCGAGAGTGGCAACCTCTACCTCGCGCTCGACTACGTGGAGGGCTGGACGCTCGCGGAGTGGGCCGAGCGCAAGCACCCCACTGTGCGCGAAGTTCTCGGCGTCTTCGAGAAGCTCGCCAGTGCGCTGGCGTACATGCACGGCCGGGGCATCCTGCATCGGGACCTGAAGCTGTCCAACGTGCTGCTCCGCAAGAGCGACGGCGAGCCTGTCATCATCGACTTCAGTTGCGCGACCTACACGCATGCCGAAGACCTGACGGATGGAGGCCTGCCGCCGGGCACGGACCGCTACCGCGCGCCCGAGCAATTCAGGTTCCTGCGTGAGAACAAGGACGAGCGTCGGGCCCGCTATGCCTTCCAGGTATCCGACGAGATCTTCGCCGTCGGCGTCATGCTGCATGAGCTGCTGACGGACCCGCGACCGACGGAGTTTCGTCCGCGCTTCGACTTGAACAATGCGGCCATGCCTCCGCCGTCGCCCCGCCTGGCGAATGCGCGAATTCCAGAGGCCGTGAGCGATCTCATTGAGAGCATGCTGGCCCTGGACCCCAAGCGGCGCCCGGTCGACACCGAGGCGCTGCGCCGCGAACTGGCGGAACTCCGCGCCAATCCCGGTGCCGAATACGACGTACCGGGGCATCCGCCAGCTGAACAGCGTCACGGTGTGCCGCCCCCCGCGGCGCTGGCGATGCCCTCCACGCCCCAGCCGCTCAAGCGGCACGTCGCCCGGGTTGCGCGCCCACGTGGCTGGGGACGGTGGGGCGCGGTGCTTGCCAGCGTCGTCCCGCTTGTCGCCGTCGCGCTCTTCTGGCGCTCCTCTTCGGATATCTCGGGCAACCCGGCAGCGCCCCGTTCCACAACGCCCAAGCCACCACCGCCTGCTATGTCCACCCCTGGTCCCCCGCCCGCGACAGCTCCGGGGCTGTCCACTGCTGATGCGCCCAAGGAAGGTTCAACCGTGAAGACGCCGCCCCCTCAAACGACGCCCCCAGGACGCACACCTCGCATGACGAAGAAGGCCATTGCCGCCGTCGAGTGTGCGTCGTTGTCGCTCGTTGCCGCGCTGGCGGCGGGATGCCCGGGAGCCCAGATCCGGCCCGAGTCCTTCACCTGCCCGGCGGGGGCCTTTGAAGCCATGACGCAGCAGCTCCATTGGAAGAAGTACGACAACTTCACGATCCGAATGGACGACCGCCAACCTGAAGAGGAGGTGTGGTTCACCGCTGGCGAGGAGGTGGTGGGGGTGGTCCCGAAAGGCCACAACAGCGACCGGCAGGCGGCGGTCGCCCCTACTGGGACACGCTTCTATGGCAAGGCCTATTACCTCTCCGAGAAGATGGGGCGTTCGGATGGACCGGCACTCGTCGTCCGGTATGACCGCGTGAAGCTCCCGGGCCAGGACGAGTACCCCATCTGCTTCGTGGTGGAGACGTATGCCGAAGCGTTCAAGGACGGCAAGGTGAAGGCGTTCAATCGGGCTGCGGGGTTTGTTGTGTACCGCTGGCCCTGA
- a CDS encoding serine/threonine protein kinase, which yields MSASEFRLPRGAILFTRDGFQYEFREDLGEVHHGLSLLVARRRTSEGSIRGKVLLKALGVPQLREMPRIKRARAKLEEQVRLATYLDHPGILRVHGLHKAEGCWYVITEHPSGNSISNLLTLVGECGRRFSALFTLHVGARVAEALEHAHEAQDEQGRPLHIVHRALDVENLFVDWNGGVQVSDFGLALSDLPGRVSSTVRRPQGDAFYSSPEMLLTGCVDARSDLFALGNVLLELATGRNLLDASDDLTDEVKGALSVRQSRRVRHAIKRAQLAGTPPMVADAIWRAATYTQADLEALTKPLPQGLHVTLRRLLQPRPDDRYQTARELAADLRRWLGEGAAYGKKEAVAELHKMAKRAHEELMVELGMRRPRCPQVPQDELSTN from the coding sequence ATGTCGGCAAGTGAGTTCAGGCTCCCACGCGGAGCCATTCTCTTCACGAGGGACGGCTTCCAGTACGAGTTCCGCGAAGACCTGGGAGAGGTCCACCACGGATTGAGCCTCCTGGTGGCCCGGCGGCGCACTTCCGAGGGCAGCATCCGAGGCAAGGTGCTGCTCAAGGCATTGGGCGTTCCGCAGCTGAGGGAGATGCCCCGCATCAAGCGTGCGAGGGCGAAGCTCGAGGAGCAGGTGCGCCTCGCGACGTACCTCGACCATCCAGGCATCCTTCGCGTCCATGGGCTGCACAAGGCGGAGGGGTGCTGGTACGTCATCACCGAGCATCCGTCGGGGAACAGCATCAGCAACCTGCTGACGCTCGTCGGGGAATGCGGGCGCCGGTTCTCGGCCCTCTTCACACTCCATGTCGGGGCCCGCGTCGCCGAGGCCCTGGAGCACGCCCACGAGGCGCAGGATGAACAGGGACGCCCCCTGCACATCGTCCACCGGGCGCTCGACGTGGAGAACCTCTTCGTCGACTGGAACGGCGGCGTGCAGGTCTCCGACTTCGGGCTCGCCCTGTCGGATCTGCCCGGCCGCGTTTCGTCCACGGTGCGCCGGCCTCAGGGAGATGCGTTCTACTCCTCCCCGGAAATGCTCCTGACAGGCTGCGTGGATGCGCGTTCAGACCTCTTCGCGCTGGGCAACGTCCTGCTTGAACTCGCGACGGGGAGGAACCTCCTGGATGCCTCGGATGACTTGACCGACGAGGTGAAGGGCGCGCTCTCGGTCCGGCAGAGCAGGCGCGTTCGACATGCCATCAAGCGGGCCCAGCTCGCGGGAACCCCGCCCATGGTCGCGGATGCCATCTGGCGCGCGGCGACCTACACGCAGGCGGATCTGGAGGCGTTGACGAAGCCGCTTCCTCAGGGGTTGCACGTGACGCTGCGCAGGCTCCTCCAGCCCAGGCCCGACGACCGCTACCAGACGGCGCGCGAACTGGCGGCGGACCTGCGCCGATGGTTGGGAGAAGGAGCCGCCTACGGCAAGAAGGAAGCAGTGGCGGAGCTGCACAAGATGGCGAAGCGAGCCCACGAGGAGCTGATGGTCGAACTGGGCATGCGGCGCCCTCGTTGCCCCCAGGTGCCCCAGGATGAGCTCAGTACGAACTAG